In Lathamus discolor isolate bLatDis1 chromosome 1, bLatDis1.hap1, whole genome shotgun sequence, the following are encoded in one genomic region:
- the LRRC4 gene encoding leucine-rich repeat-containing protein 4, with product MKLLWQVTVHHHHHHHRHRRCRAWRAALVSYLTVHAWILYVAVATAAASPGAPACPSVCSCSNQLSKVVCTRRGLAEVPPGIPSNTRYLNLMENNIQMIQADTFRHLHHLEVLQLGRNAIRQIEVGAFNGLASLNTLELFDNWLTVIPSGAFEYLSKLRELWLRNNPIESIPSYAFNRVPSLMRLDLGELKKLEYISEGAFEGLYNLKYLNLGMCNIKDMPNLTPLVGLEELEMSGNNFPEIKPGSFHGLKSLKKLWIMNSQINLIERNAFDDLTALVELNLAHNNLSSLPHDLFAPLRYLVELHLHHNPWDCDCDILWLSWWLREYIPTNSTCCGRCHAPLHMRGRFLVEVDQTSFQCSAPFIMDAPMDLNISEGRVAELKCRTPSMSSVRWLLPNGTVLSHASNHPRISVLNDGTLNFSHVLLTDTGVYTCMVTNVAGNSNASAYLNVSTAELNTSNYSFFTTVTVETTEISPEDISPKFTKPVPTTSTGYQPAYTTTTTVLVQTTRPPRQVAVPTADAGDKTQTSLDEVMKTTKIIIGCFVAVTLLAAAMLIVFYKLRKRHQQRSTVSAARTVEIIQVDEDIPAATTATTATMVTTTSAGVAGEGAVVLPAVHDHMNYNTYKAPHGAHWTENNLGNSLHPPGSTLMEPYIIQTHPKDKVQETQI from the coding sequence ATGAAGCTCTTGTGGCAGGTAACTGtgcaccatcaccaccaccaccaccgccaCCGCCGCTGCCGTGCCTGGAGAGCTGCCCTCGTCTCCTACTTGACGGTGCACGCCTGGATCCTCTACGTGGCCGTTgccaccgccgccgcctcccccggAGCCCCCGCTTGCCCCTCGGTTTGCTCCTGCAGTAACCAGTTGAGCAAAGTGGTGTGCACCCGGCGCGGCTTGGCCGAGGTGCCCCCCGGCATCCCCTCCAACACCCGGTACCTCAACCTGATGGAGAACAACATCCAGATGATCCAGGCGGACACGTTCCGCCACCTGCATCACCTGGAGGTCCTGCAGTTGGGCAGGAACGCCATCCGGCAGATCGAGGTTGGGGCTTTCAACGGGTTGGCCAGCCTCAACACCTTGGAGCTCTTTGACAACTGGCTGACCGTCATCCCCAGCGGGGCCTTCGAGTACCTGTCCAAGCTGAGGGAGCTGTGGTTGAGGAACAACCCCATCGAGAGCATCCCCTCGTACGCCTTCAACCGGGTGCCCTCCCTCATGCGCCTGGACCTGGGCGAGCTCAAGAAGCTGGAGTACATCTCCGAGGGGGCTTTCGAGGGCTTGTACAACCTCAAGTACCTCAACCTGGGGATGTGCAACATCAAGGACATGCCCAACCTGACGCCCttggtggggctggaggagctggagatgtCGGGCAACAACTTCCCCGAGATCAAACCGGGCTCCTTCCACGGGCTCAAGTCCCTCAAAAAGCTCTGGATTATGAACTCGCAGATCAACCTGATCGAGCGCAACGCCTTCGACGACCTGACGGCGCTGGTGGAGCTCAACCTGGCCCACAACAacctctcctccctgccccacgACCTCTTCGCCCCTCTGCGGTACCTGGTGGAGCTTCACCTTCACCACAACCCTTGGGACTGCGACTGCGACATCCTCTGGCTGTCGTGGTGGTTGAGGGAGTACATCCCCACCAACTCGACGTGCTGCGGGCGCTGCCATGCCCCGCTCCACATGCGGGGCCGGTTCCTGGTGGAGGTGGACCAAACCTCCTTCCAGTGCTCGGCGCCCTTCATCATGGACGCGCCCATGGACCTCAACATCTCCGAGGGGCGGGTGGCCGAGCTCAAGTGCCGAACTCCTTCCATGTCCTCCGTTAGGTGGTTGCTGCCTAACGGGACGGTGCTGAGCCACGCGTCCAACCACCCGCGCATCTCCGTCCTCAACGACGGCACCCTGAACTTCTCCCACGTCCTGCTGACGGACACCGGGGTTTACACCTGCATGGTCACCAACGTGGCGGGGAACTCCAACGCCTCGGCCTACCTCAACGTGAGCACGGCCGAGCTCAACACCTCCAACTACAGCTTCTTCACCACCGTCACGGTGGAGACCACCGAGATCTCCCCGGAGGACATCTCCCCTAAGTTCACCAAGCCCGTCCCCACCACGTCGACGGGTTACCAACCGGCgtacaccaccaccaccaccgtCCTGGTGCAGACCACGCGCCCGCCCAGGCAGGTCGCCGTCCCCACCGCCGACGCGGGCGACAAGACGCAGACCAGCTTGGACGAGGTGATGAAGACCACCAAGATCATCATCGGCTGCTTCGTGGCGGTGACGCTCTTGGCCGCGGCCATGCTCATCGTCTTCTACAAGCTCCGCAAGCGGCACCAGCAGCGCAGCACCGTGTCGGCCGCGCGCACCGTGGAGATCATCCAGGTAGACGAGGACATCCCGGCCGCCACCACCGCCACCACCGCCACCATGGTGACCACCACCAGCGCCGGCGTTGCAGGTGAGGGGGCCGTGGTGCTGCCCGCTGTTCATGACCACATGAACTACAACACCTACAAAGCACCGCACGGGGCCCATTGGACCGAGAACAACTTGGGCAACTCCTTGCACCCCCCCGGGAGCACCCTTATGGAACCCTACATCATCCAAACCCACCCCAAGGACAAAGTCCAGGAGACCCAGATATGA